A DNA window from Litorivicinus lipolyticus contains the following coding sequences:
- a CDS encoding ester cyclase gives MKGSRPQQAVLTRDTDMSQTEATRAVIEGMVDGLNDHRIADIGEFFSSGFNWMGNQGCGTKAGLREFQDNWQRPFQAAFSDKVCIDEARLYMGEWAAAFGRQEATHSGTFMGIAASGQRIEIRYMDFWKVVDGKIVDNYVNVDFPHVLAQLGVDCFNGEGWEAFDRGEKTPPTPSN, from the coding sequence ATGAAAGGATCACGCCCACAGCAGGCCGTGTTAACCCGTGACACCGACATGAGTCAAACCGAGGCGACGCGTGCGGTTATCGAGGGCATGGTGGACGGGCTAAACGATCATCGCATCGCCGATATTGGCGAGTTTTTCAGCAGTGGTTTCAATTGGATGGGCAACCAAGGCTGCGGCACCAAGGCCGGTTTGCGTGAGTTTCAGGATAACTGGCAGCGACCGTTCCAAGCGGCCTTCAGTGACAAGGTCTGTATCGACGAAGCCCGGCTGTACATGGGTGAATGGGCGGCCGCGTTCGGGCGTCAAGAGGCGACCCATTCAGGCACTTTTATGGGCATTGCGGCAAGTGGTCAGCGCATTGAAATTCGCTACATGGATTTTTGGAAAGTGGTGGACGGTAAAATCGTCGATAACTACGTCAACGTCGACTTTCCCCATGTGCTCGCACAATTGGGCGTGGATTGTTTTAATGGCGAGGGCTGGGAGGCCTTTGATCGTGGCGAAAAGACCCCACCTACGCCCTCTAACTAA
- a CDS encoding LexA family protein — MTQILLPVRRQPLIPSDDALADLMADGMVEIPLLGEVAAGLPIEAWEQQELVLVPRALSRKDTFALRVKGNSMIEMNIQDGDLVVIERTQTAANGETAVVRINQETVTLKKLYVQKDGVCLMPANSEMEPIWLDNADVEVVGILRGVIRDQV, encoded by the coding sequence ATGACCCAAATCTTGTTGCCCGTTCGCCGCCAACCATTGATCCCGTCCGATGATGCACTGGCCGACCTAATGGCCGATGGCATGGTCGAAATACCCTTGCTAGGCGAAGTCGCGGCCGGATTGCCGATCGAAGCCTGGGAACAGCAAGAACTGGTGCTGGTTCCGCGCGCCCTCAGTCGCAAGGATACCTTTGCGCTGCGGGTAAAAGGAAACTCGATGATTGAAATGAACATACAGGACGGTGATTTGGTTGTGATCGAACGCACCCAAACCGCTGCCAACGGCGAAACCGCCGTGGTTCGAATCAATCAAGAAACGGTCACCTTGAAAAAACTCTACGTGCAAAAGGACGGCGTCTGCCTGATGCCGGCCAACAGCGAAATGGAACCCATTTGGCTGGACAACGCGGACGTCGAAGTGGTCGGCATTTTACGCGGGGTCATTCGCGACCAGGTTTGA
- a CDS encoding ABC transporter ATP-binding protein: protein MASISLKNVQKRWGKTVGVKDFNLEIADQEFLVLLGPSGCGKTTTMRMIAGLEDITQGEVMIGDRVVNNLEPKDRDIAMVFQSYGLYPTMTVYDNIRFPLKIRGEDKAAAHERVMRAAAMVELEPFLDRKPAALSGGQRQRVALARAIVREPTVFLMDEPLSNLDAKLRVSTRAQIKNLQHELKTTTIYVTHDQIEAMTMADRIVVMSQGEIQQVGTPEEVYNHPNNTFVAAFIGSPAMNLTDGTLEGGVFTNSHIRLPGLPAVIEGPVTLGYRAEDANLVEQGGHLNGPIFSTELLGDATMVTCKVGDQLLSVKTDKDFRAPIGQPMSASLDLATCHLFDATTGERLTGR, encoded by the coding sequence ATGGCTTCAATTTCACTCAAAAATGTACAAAAGCGCTGGGGCAAGACGGTTGGCGTTAAAGACTTCAATCTCGAAATCGCAGACCAGGAGTTCTTGGTGTTGTTGGGGCCGTCCGGGTGTGGCAAGACCACGACCATGCGCATGATTGCAGGGCTTGAAGACATTACCCAGGGCGAGGTCATGATTGGCGATCGGGTCGTCAATAATTTGGAACCCAAAGACCGCGACATTGCCATGGTGTTTCAGTCGTATGGGCTGTACCCGACCATGACGGTGTACGACAACATTCGGTTCCCATTGAAAATTCGCGGTGAGGACAAGGCCGCGGCCCACGAACGGGTGATGCGCGCCGCCGCGATGGTGGAACTGGAACCCTTTTTGGACCGAAAGCCGGCGGCCTTGTCCGGCGGTCAGCGTCAGCGTGTGGCCTTGGCCCGCGCCATCGTGCGCGAGCCGACCGTGTTTTTGATGGACGAGCCGCTGTCGAACCTGGACGCCAAGCTGCGAGTGTCCACCCGTGCGCAAATTAAGAACCTGCAGCACGAGCTCAAAACAACGACCATTTACGTGACCCACGACCAGATCGAAGCCATGACCATGGCCGATCGCATCGTGGTCATGAGCCAGGGCGAGATCCAACAGGTTGGCACACCCGAAGAGGTCTACAACCACCCCAACAATACCTTTGTGGCGGCCTTTATTGGCTCGCCGGCGATGAACCTGACGGACGGCACGCTGGAGGGCGGAGTGTTCACCAACTCGCACATTCGCCTGCCGGGGCTGCCCGCGGTCATCGAAGGTCCGGTTACCCTGGGCTACCGTGCCGAGGACGCCAACTTAGTGGAGCAGGGCGGTCATTTAAACGGCCCTATTTTTTCGACCGAGCTGTTGGGTGATGCGACCATGGTGACCTGCAAAGTCGGTGATCAGCTGCTGAGTGTGAAAACCGACAAGGATTTCCGCGCCCCGATTGGCCAGCCGATGTCCGCCAGCTTGGACTTGGCCACCTGCCATTTGTTCGATGCCACCACGGGCGAGCGCTTAACCGGCCGGTAA
- a CDS encoding enoyl-CoA hydratase/isomerase family protein, whose protein sequence is MIRIEKFGGDRYVGHAILANAAALNALTPWMAIELMNAVQTWQQDANCQAILISGDGDRAFCAGGDVKSVTQLQPGENDLDRITRAADYFATEYALDELLHRSNTPVVVWGDGFVMGGGMGLLQGADVRIVTERTRMAMPETAIGFFTDVGANYFLNRVPMGLGPLIGISGAHLSGADAVYLNLADLHLGHEYFEAVKSHLAQLDWMGDFEGNLGLINHLLRGMAPATHAADDSDVHQNLQTLLGLRDAPTLWHRFEGLKNLSAHHNPWLQTVAKTATKASPLSVVVVDAYLRRHRHSSLSECFQADLNLANALVQHGEFTEGVRALLIDKDQAPNWAYPDVRDVPGELIAGLIR, encoded by the coding sequence ATGATTCGTATCGAAAAATTCGGCGGTGACCGCTACGTCGGTCACGCCATTCTTGCCAATGCCGCGGCACTTAATGCACTAACCCCCTGGATGGCAATTGAGCTTATGAATGCGGTTCAAACCTGGCAACAAGATGCGAACTGCCAAGCCATCTTGATTTCGGGCGACGGTGATCGCGCCTTTTGCGCCGGTGGCGATGTGAAATCGGTGACCCAGCTGCAGCCCGGCGAAAACGACCTCGATCGAATCACCCGCGCCGCCGACTATTTCGCCACGGAATACGCATTGGATGAATTACTTCACCGCTCGAACACTCCGGTGGTGGTTTGGGGTGATGGCTTTGTCATGGGCGGCGGCATGGGCTTGCTGCAAGGCGCGGACGTTCGGATCGTCACCGAGCGCACGCGCATGGCGATGCCCGAAACCGCGATCGGCTTTTTTACCGATGTCGGTGCCAACTACTTTTTGAACCGCGTGCCGATGGGCCTTGGCCCGCTCATAGGCATCAGCGGCGCGCATCTAAGTGGCGCGGATGCGGTCTATCTCAATCTGGCGGACCTGCACCTGGGTCACGAGTACTTCGAGGCGGTTAAATCGCACCTGGCACAACTTGACTGGATGGGCGATTTCGAAGGTAACCTGGGGCTGATCAACCACCTGTTACGCGGCATGGCCCCCGCCACCCACGCCGCCGACGATTCGGACGTTCATCAAAACCTCCAAACCTTGTTGGGCCTGCGCGATGCACCGACCTTATGGCACCGCTTTGAAGGTTTGAAAAACCTATCGGCGCATCACAATCCGTGGCTGCAAACGGTCGCCAAGACCGCCACCAAGGCCAGCCCGCTCAGTGTCGTCGTGGTCGATGCCTACTTGCGCCGCCACCGTCACAGCAGCCTTAGCGAGTGCTTCCAAGCAGACCTGAACTTGGCCAACGCCTTGGTCCAGCATGGCGAATTCACCGAGGGCGTACGTGCGCTGTTGATCGATAAGGACCAAGCGCCGAACTGGGCCTACCCTGACGTCCGCGATGTTCCGGGTGAATTGATTGCGGGCCTGATTCGATGA
- a CDS encoding ribonuclease J, producing MTDAQHWPDLDPHCLYFLPVGGTGEIGMNLNLYAYNGRFLLIDLGIMFGDEATPGVDVITPDIRALEPIADRIEALVLTHAHEDHLGALRYLWPKLKCPVYCTGFTARVAQRKLKEMSDKHAKAVKIKRVNAGDRVELGPFRVEWLHLTHSIPEPNGIVLDVADQRVFHTGDWKLDPNPVVGESYDAKRLEEIAAEGVDWMVCDSTNATTPGWSGSESEAARKLAEVLANRPGRLAVTCFASNVARVSSLGSLAPGLKRRVSILGRSMHEMTQAAKIEGYLPDFPSIVPASDLGYLPRDEQMILCTGSQGEPRAALSKLASDTHPDLHLEAGDTVVFSSKMIPGNEKSIGRMRNQFAVRNIDVLDGEALGIHVSGHPCVEELKWMYQTIAPRHALPVHGEGRHLKANADIARGCGVNALEIRNGDLVNLSHAQVVGKVYTGRCGVVGNSLIPTTSAALRERNKVKMGGSVTATVVIDGNGKLLAPPGIRLLGVADPATEEATGASLMRSMTTAIEALGPNSLKDDAAVQDAAEHALKKASYRKLGLRPVCQVMVARLG from the coding sequence TTGACGGACGCACAACATTGGCCGGATTTGGATCCGCACTGCCTGTATTTCTTGCCGGTTGGCGGGACCGGTGAAATCGGTATGAACCTGAACCTGTACGCCTATAACGGCCGATTTTTGTTGATTGACCTGGGCATCATGTTCGGTGATGAGGCGACGCCTGGGGTGGACGTCATTACCCCGGACATTCGGGCCCTGGAACCAATTGCCGACCGTATCGAAGCCTTGGTGTTGACCCATGCGCACGAGGATCATTTGGGCGCGCTTCGTTACCTGTGGCCGAAGTTGAAGTGTCCGGTGTACTGCACCGGATTTACCGCGCGCGTGGCCCAGCGCAAGCTCAAAGAGATGAGTGATAAACACGCCAAAGCGGTCAAGATTAAACGCGTTAATGCGGGCGATCGGGTTGAGCTAGGGCCATTTCGGGTGGAGTGGCTGCATTTGACCCATTCAATCCCGGAGCCCAACGGCATTGTGCTGGATGTGGCCGACCAACGCGTCTTTCACACCGGGGACTGGAAGTTGGACCCCAATCCCGTGGTCGGCGAAAGCTATGACGCGAAACGGCTCGAAGAAATCGCCGCTGAGGGCGTGGACTGGATGGTGTGCGATTCGACCAACGCCACCACGCCGGGCTGGAGTGGATCGGAGAGCGAGGCGGCCCGAAAGTTAGCCGAGGTGTTGGCCAACCGGCCCGGTCGCCTTGCGGTGACTTGTTTTGCCTCAAACGTGGCACGGGTTTCCAGCCTCGGGTCGTTGGCGCCGGGGCTTAAACGCCGCGTCAGCATCCTAGGGCGCTCGATGCACGAAATGACCCAGGCGGCCAAAATCGAAGGCTACCTGCCCGATTTTCCCAGCATCGTACCGGCCTCGGATTTGGGCTATTTGCCGCGCGACGAGCAGATGATTTTATGCACCGGATCGCAGGGTGAACCGCGCGCTGCGCTGTCCAAATTGGCCAGCGACACGCACCCGGACTTGCACCTGGAGGCGGGTGATACCGTCGTATTCAGCTCGAAAATGATCCCGGGCAACGAAAAGTCGATCGGGCGCATGCGCAACCAGTTCGCGGTTCGCAATATTGACGTGCTGGACGGCGAGGCGCTGGGCATTCACGTCAGCGGGCATCCGTGCGTGGAAGAGCTGAAATGGATGTATCAAACGATCGCGCCGCGCCACGCTTTGCCGGTTCACGGTGAGGGGCGACACTTGAAGGCGAACGCCGACATTGCCCGCGGCTGTGGCGTCAATGCGCTGGAAATACGCAACGGTGATTTGGTCAATCTGAGTCATGCCCAGGTGGTCGGCAAGGTCTACACCGGCCGCTGTGGGGTGGTCGGCAATTCGCTGATTCCAACCACCAGTGCCGCGCTGCGTGAACGCAACAAGGTCAAAATGGGCGGCAGCGTCACGGCCACGGTGGTGATTGATGGCAATGGCAAGCTGTTGGCGCCGCCGGGTATTCGTTTGTTGGGGGTCGCCGACCCGGCGACCGAAGAAGCCACGGGGGCGTCATTGATGCGCTCGATGACCACAGCGATTGAGGCCTTGGGCCCGAACAGCCTAAAAGACGACGCCGCCGTTCAGGATGCAGCCGAGCATGCACTGAAAAAAGCCAGCTACCGCAAGCTGGGCCTGCGGCCGGTGTGCCAGGTCATGGTGGCGCGACTGGGTTAA
- a CDS encoding tRNA dihydrouridine synthase has product MIPSRIHLAPMEGLMDAPLRTLVTAVGGYDLCTSEFVRVTPQRLPDRVFHRFGPELSHASATPSGTPFRIQLLGSDPEFMALNALTAVRLGSPSIDLNFGCPAKTVNKSQGGSILLKQTALIHRITRTVRDALPAHIALTVKMRLGYDDPSVCVDNALAFEDAGASELVVHARTKTDAYRPPAHWHYLRDIREALAIPVVANGEVWTREDWQRCYESSGCEQLMIGRGAVARPDLAMQLKDPDFTPWSWTDYLDALMRYWELLSDMLARHECNDAYRIIRIKQWLNQSQRGFDQGPSLFNAVKRLRAADEVYATISAAQRLTR; this is encoded by the coding sequence ATGATCCCATCCCGTATTCACCTGGCCCCCATGGAGGGGCTAATGGACGCGCCGCTGCGCACACTGGTCACCGCCGTCGGCGGTTATGACTTGTGCACCAGTGAGTTCGTCCGCGTCACGCCACAGCGCCTACCGGACCGGGTCTTTCACCGCTTTGGTCCGGAATTGAGTCACGCCAGTGCAACACCCTCCGGCACCCCCTTTCGCATTCAACTGCTGGGCAGTGACCCCGAGTTCATGGCGCTGAATGCCTTGACCGCCGTGCGCTTGGGCAGCCCATCGATTGATCTGAATTTCGGTTGCCCGGCCAAGACCGTCAATAAAAGCCAAGGCGGCTCGATTTTACTGAAACAAACCGCTTTGATTCACCGCATCACCCGCACCGTGCGCGACGCCCTGCCGGCGCACATCGCGCTGACGGTCAAGATGCGCCTGGGCTACGACGACCCCTCGGTGTGCGTCGACAATGCGCTGGCCTTCGAGGACGCCGGGGCGTCGGAACTGGTGGTCCATGCACGGACCAAAACCGACGCCTATCGGCCACCGGCGCACTGGCACTACCTGCGCGACATTCGCGAAGCGCTGGCCATTCCCGTGGTCGCCAACGGTGAAGTCTGGACGCGCGAGGACTGGCAGCGCTGCTACGAATCCAGCGGCTGCGAACAACTGATGATTGGCCGCGGCGCGGTCGCTCGCCCCGATTTGGCGATGCAACTGAAGGACCCTGACTTCACGCCTTGGTCATGGACCGACTATTTGGATGCGCTGATGAGGTATTGGGAATTATTGAGTGACATGCTGGCGCGCCACGAATGCAACGACGCGTACCGAATCATCCGCATCAAACAGTGGTTAAACCAAAGCCAGCGCGGATTCGATCAGGGGCCATCGCTATTCAATGCGGTCAAACGCTTGCGCGCCGCCGACGAGGTCTACGCGACGATCAGTGCCGCGCAGCGGCTAACCCGCTAG
- a CDS encoding PaaI family thioesterase has translation MSHDRFADREHMIAVLTEQFPTWNLMGDLHDVGPRFAVTRMQPQPMHLRPGGTVSGPALFAMADICMYLAILWELGPAGGPCVTADMHSRFLQKPDRDAPLLCTAKLIRIGHTLIVAEATIRPEGRDAAVALFTASYAAPRV, from the coding sequence ATGAGTCACGACCGCTTTGCCGACCGCGAGCACATGATTGCAGTGCTGACGGAGCAGTTCCCGACTTGGAACTTGATGGGTGATTTGCACGATGTCGGCCCGCGTTTTGCGGTGACCCGCATGCAACCGCAGCCGATGCATTTGCGCCCCGGTGGCACCGTCAGTGGCCCTGCGTTATTTGCGATGGCGGATATTTGCATGTACCTGGCGATTCTGTGGGAATTGGGGCCCGCCGGTGGCCCCTGCGTAACCGCCGACATGCACAGCCGCTTTTTACAAAAACCCGACCGCGACGCCCCGCTGCTGTGCACCGCCAAATTGATCCGCATTGGCCACACCTTGATCGTCGCCGAGGCGACCATCAGACCCGAAGGCCGCGACGCCGCCGTGGCCTTGTTCACCGCAAGCTACGCAGCGCCCCGGGTTTAA
- a CDS encoding isopenicillin N synthase family dioxygenase, with amino-acid sequence MKIGLVDCQAADAAAQFSRSLTDTGFAVLVNHGVDASCIDAVYQSWAKFFAQPDAVKREFVQDGQRGFFPYRSENAKGQAQKDLKEFFQVYPDARVPDEQLQITQDTYDALAGLGQRLLGWLQQQAPTSVSEQFSVPLTAMAAQSPKTMFRILHYPPVDAQQARAGAIRAAAHEDINLITLLLAGSAPGLQAMDRDGQWHDVSCDAGMIAVNAGDMLQMASGGYYPSTTHRVVNPQGAEAGVARYSMPMFIHPHADAVLKPGTTADQYLNERLREIGLAG; translated from the coding sequence ATGAAGATCGGACTGGTCGACTGCCAAGCGGCGGATGCTGCGGCCCAGTTCAGCCGGTCCCTGACCGACACTGGGTTTGCGGTGTTGGTCAACCACGGTGTTGATGCGTCATGCATCGACGCCGTGTATCAGTCCTGGGCGAAATTTTTCGCCCAACCCGATGCGGTTAAACGCGAATTCGTCCAAGACGGGCAGCGTGGTTTTTTCCCCTACCGCAGCGAAAACGCCAAAGGTCAGGCGCAAAAAGATCTCAAAGAATTCTTCCAAGTGTATCCGGACGCTCGTGTTCCGGACGAGCAATTACAGATCACCCAAGACACCTACGACGCGTTGGCGGGTTTGGGACAGCGGCTGTTAGGTTGGCTGCAGCAACAGGCACCGACGTCGGTGAGCGAACAGTTTTCAGTGCCATTGACCGCGATGGCCGCGCAGTCACCCAAGACCATGTTCCGGATCCTGCATTACCCGCCGGTCGATGCCCAGCAGGCCCGTGCCGGCGCCATTCGTGCGGCGGCGCACGAGGACATCAACTTGATCACCTTGCTGTTGGCGGGCAGTGCGCCCGGTTTGCAGGCGATGGACCGGGACGGCCAGTGGCACGACGTCAGCTGCGACGCCGGTATGATTGCGGTCAACGCAGGTGACATGTTGCAAATGGCCAGTGGCGGCTATTACCCCTCGACCACCCATCGCGTGGTCAACCCGCAGGGCGCGGAGGCGGGCGTGGCGCGTTATTCGATGCCAATGTTTATCCATCCCCACGCTGATGCGGTATTGAAGCCGGGAACCACGGCGGACCAGTACCTGAACGAGCGGCTGCGCGAAATCGGCCTAGCGGGTTAG
- a CDS encoding tyrosine-type recombinase/integrase: MEDQIDVKNDGRIVLYKRSSAPDAVYQVRLRVPGSNGYKRCSTKLSNPREAEHFALNLYEELYFHVRDGGSLNAPRFAKAFDSWKKACAKKNTTLKKGSWDRTIQMVEMYALDYFRDVQIDKIGKKEISAYIAWRYDNYRKKPPSEDTLKRECTALRSFFRYLQDASSIPRIPDFPTELNKTKNNRRPTFSQTEWRKIGRNLREWVKAGKRLGKWRDRFVAHQYFLILANTGMRIGEARHLKWKDLRSVNTDDGSRLIADVEGKTGRREVVFQKGAEEYVKRLYDLRRDELERDPPAVEPVFISRRTGLPYTSFKRSFSSMLTYCGIDAENEKGTRTIYSLRHFYATMRLMEGVSPFLLSKQMGTSVEMLEKFYGQVITSEVADKISSTKANFKIRATESRDYPF, encoded by the coding sequence TTGGAAGATCAGATCGACGTCAAAAATGATGGGCGAATTGTCTTGTATAAGCGGTCAAGCGCGCCGGACGCTGTGTATCAGGTAAGGCTGAGGGTTCCAGGAAGCAACGGCTACAAACGGTGCTCTACCAAGCTGTCTAATCCAAGGGAAGCGGAGCACTTTGCTCTTAATCTGTATGAAGAACTGTATTTCCATGTCCGTGATGGTGGGTCGCTAAATGCGCCTCGATTTGCCAAAGCATTTGATTCTTGGAAGAAGGCGTGCGCAAAGAAAAATACAACGCTGAAAAAAGGGAGTTGGGATCGAACCATTCAGATGGTCGAGATGTACGCTCTGGATTACTTCAGGGATGTGCAGATCGACAAGATTGGTAAAAAAGAGATCAGCGCATACATTGCTTGGAGATACGACAACTACCGTAAAAAGCCACCATCCGAAGATACGCTCAAGCGAGAGTGCACCGCACTTAGATCGTTCTTTAGGTACCTTCAAGACGCGTCTTCAATACCTAGAATTCCTGACTTCCCCACAGAACTAAATAAAACCAAAAACAATCGTAGGCCAACATTTAGTCAGACCGAGTGGCGCAAGATAGGGCGCAACCTGCGGGAGTGGGTGAAAGCTGGAAAGAGACTAGGGAAGTGGCGTGATCGATTTGTGGCTCATCAGTACTTCCTCATTTTGGCAAATACCGGAATGCGGATCGGCGAAGCTAGGCATCTCAAGTGGAAAGATCTCCGCAGTGTAAATACCGATGATGGGTCTCGCCTGATTGCGGACGTCGAGGGGAAGACTGGCAGGCGAGAGGTGGTGTTTCAAAAGGGTGCAGAAGAATACGTAAAGCGACTCTACGATCTTAGGCGAGACGAGCTTGAACGAGACCCTCCGGCGGTGGAGCCTGTTTTTATTAGCCGCAGAACAGGCCTTCCCTACACTAGTTTTAAAAGGTCGTTCAGTTCGATGCTTACCTACTGTGGGATAGATGCTGAGAACGAAAAAGGAACAAGGACGATCTACTCACTTAGGCATTTCTACGCCACGATGCGGCTGATGGAGGGGGTGAGCCCCTTTCTACTATCAAAACAGATGGGGACTTCCGTCGAGATGTTAGAGAAGTTCTATGGACAAGTGATTACTTCAGAGGTTGCGGACAAGATCTCTTCAACCAAGGCGAATTTCAAAATCCGAGCTACCGAGTCGCGCGATTATCCATTCTGA
- a CDS encoding GlcG/HbpS family heme-binding protein — protein sequence MNSIPQIQLDDAQRLAKAARDYAATNGWNVSVAVADSTGHAVVVERMPGAPLMSAEIALDKATGAVRAGKPTMALEDMINNGRTAGLQLPVLALGGGELVMVDGKVAGAVGISGLTPAQDVEVAKAGVNAL from the coding sequence ATGAACTCTATCCCCCAAATTCAGCTTGACGACGCCCAACGCCTGGCCAAAGCCGCCCGCGACTATGCCGCCACCAATGGCTGGAACGTCAGTGTCGCGGTCGCCGACTCGACCGGGCACGCCGTCGTGGTTGAGCGCATGCCCGGCGCGCCGCTGATGAGTGCGGAAATCGCATTGGACAAGGCCACCGGCGCTGTGCGCGCGGGCAAACCGACCATGGCGCTGGAAGACATGATCAACAACGGCCGTACCGCGGGCTTGCAATTGCCCGTGCTCGCTTTGGGTGGTGGCGAATTGGTGATGGTCGATGGCAAGGTGGCCGGCGCCGTCGGCATCAGCGGCCTGACCCCGGCGCAAGACGTCGAAGTCGCTAAAGCGGGCGTCAACGCACTATGA